In Hwangdonia lutea, a single window of DNA contains:
- a CDS encoding DUF3467 domain-containing protein encodes MAEEKDKQKQQGQINIELDETVAEGIYSNLAIINHSVSEFVIDFVKIMPGVPKSKVKSRIILTPQHAKRLLKALNDNVSRFENAHGEIKDYEQPPIPLNFGPTGQA; translated from the coding sequence ATGGCAGAAGAAAAAGACAAACAAAAACAACAAGGGCAGATAAATATTGAATTGGATGAAACGGTTGCCGAAGGGATTTATTCCAATTTGGCAATCATCAATCACTCGGTATCGGAGTTCGTAATAGACTTTGTGAAAATAATGCCCGGGGTGCCTAAAAGCAAGGTGAAATCTAGAATCATTTTAACGCCACAGCACGCCAAACGTCTGCTAAAAGCTTTAAACGATAATGTGTCTAGATTCGAGAATGCACACGGCGAAATCAAAGATTATGAGCAACCGCCCATCCCATTAAATTTCGGACCTACCGGTCAAGCTTAA